The Gemmatimonadota bacterium genome has a segment encoding these proteins:
- a CDS encoding tetratricopeptide repeat protein encodes MPTAFLSSEEYDERAQQLYDQGKYEGALGLLREGLELYPNAVDLYVGFAYAHLAREDFAWAKSAFEKAILLDVRNEDALVGLGETLLRVGRHAAALDAFADARQGAAGSDPAILMSIGRALYREGLAPQAREVFLEVLEIAPQIAQAHAGLAYTFHMDGQPRRARAALRRALELEPLLHEARVFLGHVLYEAARWEAALSEYRAVPAAEHWDPLAVRRVLELAAALEGAASGDPRAAPWEAHLRVLEEGESYVDRLLAEIEARGVSAEETRAD; translated from the coding sequence ATGCCCACAGCGTTCCTCAGTTCTGAGGAGTACGACGAGCGTGCACAGCAGCTCTACGACCAGGGGAAGTACGAAGGCGCTCTAGGCCTCCTGAGGGAAGGGCTGGAGCTCTACCCCAACGCCGTCGACCTCTACGTCGGATTCGCGTACGCGCACCTGGCGCGAGAGGACTTCGCCTGGGCGAAGTCCGCGTTCGAGAAGGCCATCCTGCTCGACGTCCGCAACGAGGATGCGCTGGTAGGTCTGGGAGAGACGCTGCTGCGCGTCGGCCGCCACGCTGCGGCTCTCGATGCTTTCGCCGACGCGCGCCAGGGCGCCGCCGGGTCCGATCCCGCCATCTTGATGAGCATCGGCAGGGCGCTCTATCGGGAAGGGCTCGCCCCGCAGGCGCGTGAGGTATTCCTCGAAGTGCTGGAGATCGCGCCGCAGATCGCCCAGGCGCACGCCGGACTCGCCTACACCTTCCACATGGACGGGCAGCCCCGTCGCGCGCGCGCGGCGCTGCGCCGAGCGTTGGAGTTGGAGCCGCTGCTGCACGAGGCCAGGGTCTTTCTGGGACACGTCCTCTACGAAGCGGCCCGCTGGGAGGCCGCGTTGAGCGAGTATCGCGCCGTTCCCGCGGCCGAACACTGGGATCCGCTCGCCGTGCGCAGAGTCCTCGAACTCGCCGCCGCGCTGGAGGGGGCTGCGTCGGGGGATCCGCGTGCCGCGCCCTGGGAGGCGCACCTGCGGGTGCTGGAGGAGGGCGAGAGCTACGTGGACCGGCTGCTCGCCGAGATCGAGGCGCGTGGCGTAAGCGCGGAGGAGACGCGTGCAGACTGA
- a CDS encoding zinc ribbon domain-containing protein, with protein MQTDPGSNAAVGRLFGALREAIDRRPEGSPPTITVSEIYQTLVPYARARASLGFEMNADYEHALMQMLAGEGGHARLDPPEARDQVARELETPNPDVTLYRRFAACSVWISESTEPIAAGPASPPGGTDWGRALERANETPARAPESSVEATLVDGLARLSSVLHGHGGDAQPAADPSGEGGLESAIAAPAEGQEAPAESIDDGPAQGERENFADAAASTIPTSPEPGDATTDAAGLCGSCGMDFPADRDVRYCPYCGSEQPRVCDGCGDSLEQDWRFCPSCGTGT; from the coding sequence GTGCAGACTGATCCTGGTTCGAATGCGGCGGTCGGTAGGCTGTTCGGCGCCCTGAGGGAGGCCATCGACCGGCGGCCGGAAGGGTCACCGCCAACCATCACGGTGTCGGAGATCTATCAGACCCTGGTGCCCTACGCCCGCGCCCGCGCGAGCCTGGGCTTCGAGATGAACGCCGACTACGAACACGCGCTCATGCAGATGCTCGCGGGAGAGGGAGGCCACGCGCGGCTCGACCCTCCGGAGGCGCGCGACCAGGTGGCGCGAGAGCTGGAAACGCCCAACCCCGATGTGACCCTTTATCGCAGGTTCGCGGCGTGCTCGGTTTGGATCAGTGAGTCGACGGAGCCGATCGCGGCGGGTCCCGCGAGCCCGCCGGGCGGCACCGATTGGGGGCGCGCGCTGGAGCGCGCGAACGAGACCCCGGCCCGAGCGCCCGAGTCGTCAGTGGAGGCGACGCTGGTCGACGGCCTGGCGCGCTTGTCGAGCGTGCTGCACGGCCACGGCGGCGACGCGCAGCCCGCCGCGGACCCGTCCGGCGAGGGCGGGCTCGAAAGCGCCATCGCCGCTCCCGCCGAGGGGCAGGAAGCGCCCGCCGAGTCGATCGACGACGGGCCGGCGCAGGGCGAGCGCGAGAACTTCGCGGACGCCGCGGCATCGACCATTCCAACGAGTCCCGAACCCGGCGACGCGACAACGGACGCGGCGGGCCTCTGCGGGTCCTGTGGCATGGACTTCCCGGCGGATCGGGACGTGCGCTACTGCCCGTATTGTGGCAGCGAGCAGCCCCGCGTTTGCGACGGGTGCGGCGACAGCCTGGAGCAGGATTGGCGCTTCTGTCCCTCGTGCGGGACCGGGACCTGA
- a CDS encoding penicillin-binding transpeptidase domain-containing protein: MYGSPRIEQTRGWRASRGRLARVALVIVLSGLLSALYILQVDAADEYALVARQNRLRPVPVRAPRGTIYDRHGQVVGENVVGYEVQIMPALEDSIRVRIGRLAPVLQLDSLVAERALRRWRRQRHLPVTVTRDASPVAVARLEERRNEYPEVMVNEYPKRQYSAGSAVSNIVGYVAEISEQELAAERFQSYEQGRWIGKTGLEREYEEHLGGEPGVRYLEIDARGRIDNVLPEELGIPPIPGRDLHLYLDLDLQRFVAELFRDAEAYFGRPVRGGFAAIDPRTGGVLAMYSHPTYDPNLFVGGIDQEHYDRLNNDPGKPLLDRASGARQPPGSTFKLPVAAMALGLGVITPDEYMPISCTGGMSYQNRYARCWSVHGRQNLRLAIKNSCDVYFYQVGIRVGLRRFLERGAAMGFAGRTGLDLPTEIASIFPASPEEMERRLGYVPPENEIMSLSIGQGLVTLSPLKIAQLFVPLSRADAKALAPRLARTDRAQPVANDYRLGKEQIDLLRQSMRRVTAAGGTAALTQLLRWDFMGKTGTAQNSHGDDHGWFVGVGGPADGPPEIVAAILIEQGLHGSDVSGWVGNAVNFYLSRKHGEEFVRYATPRERYRRGLAAWPLQVPTDYDNLGPEDALAEADPGVEDAGR, encoded by the coding sequence ATGTACGGATCGCCGAGGATCGAACAGACGAGGGGGTGGCGGGCGAGTCGGGGGCGGCTGGCCAGGGTGGCGCTCGTCATCGTGCTCTCGGGACTTCTATCGGCGCTCTACATCCTGCAAGTGGACGCGGCCGATGAGTACGCCCTGGTCGCGCGCCAGAATCGGCTTCGCCCCGTGCCGGTGCGCGCGCCGCGCGGCACGATCTACGACCGCCATGGCCAGGTCGTGGGCGAGAACGTCGTCGGCTACGAGGTCCAGATCATGCCGGCGCTCGAGGACTCGATCCGCGTACGCATCGGCCGCCTGGCGCCCGTTCTACAGCTGGACTCCCTCGTCGCCGAAAGAGCCCTGCGGCGCTGGCGTCGCCAGCGCCACCTGCCCGTCACGGTCACCCGGGACGCCTCCCCCGTCGCCGTAGCGCGCCTGGAAGAGCGCCGCAACGAATACCCCGAGGTGATGGTCAACGAGTACCCCAAGCGGCAGTACTCGGCTGGCTCCGCGGTCTCCAACATCGTCGGCTACGTGGCCGAAATCAGCGAGCAGGAACTGGCCGCTGAACGCTTCCAGTCCTACGAGCAGGGGCGCTGGATCGGCAAGACGGGGCTGGAAAGAGAGTACGAAGAGCACCTGGGCGGCGAGCCGGGGGTCCGTTACCTGGAGATCGACGCGCGCGGGCGCATCGACAACGTGCTGCCCGAAGAGCTGGGCATCCCGCCGATCCCCGGCCGCGACCTCCACCTGTACCTGGACCTGGACCTGCAGCGCTTCGTCGCGGAGCTCTTCCGTGACGCGGAGGCGTACTTCGGCCGTCCGGTGCGCGGGGGGTTCGCGGCTATCGATCCCCGGACGGGTGGCGTGCTGGCCATGTACAGCCACCCCACCTACGACCCCAACCTGTTCGTCGGGGGGATCGATCAGGAGCACTACGACCGCCTGAACAACGACCCCGGCAAGCCGCTGTTGGACCGGGCCTCCGGCGCGCGGCAGCCGCCCGGGTCGACCTTCAAGCTGCCCGTCGCGGCGATGGCGCTCGGGTTGGGCGTGATCACGCCCGACGAGTACATGCCGATCTCCTGCACCGGCGGGATGTCATATCAGAACCGCTACGCCCGCTGCTGGAGCGTGCACGGCCGGCAGAACCTGCGCCTGGCCATCAAGAACTCGTGCGACGTCTACTTCTACCAGGTGGGCATCCGGGTCGGTCTGCGCCGCTTCCTGGAGCGTGGAGCGGCGATGGGATTCGCCGGCCGCACGGGACTGGACCTGCCCACGGAGATCGCGTCGATCTTTCCGGCGAGCCCCGAAGAAATGGAGCGGAGGCTGGGGTACGTTCCGCCCGAGAACGAGATCATGTCCCTGTCGATCGGGCAGGGGCTGGTCACGCTGAGCCCGCTCAAGATCGCGCAACTGTTCGTGCCGCTGTCCCGGGCCGATGCCAAGGCCCTGGCGCCACGCCTCGCCCGCACCGATCGGGCGCAGCCGGTGGCCAACGACTACCGGCTCGGCAAGGAACAGATCGACCTATTGCGGCAGAGCATGCGCAGAGTGACGGCGGCCGGCGGGACGGCCGCGCTGACGCAGCTGCTGCGCTGGGACTTCATGGGCAAGACGGGCACCGCTCAGAATTCGCACGGAGACGACCACGGCTGGTTCGTCGGCGTGGGTGGTCCCGCCGACGGACCTCCGGAAATCGTGGCCGCGATCCTGATCGAGCAGGGTCTGCACGGCTCTGACGTATCCGGGTGGGTGGGAAACGCGGTGAACTTCTACCTGAGCCGCAAGCACGGCGAGGAGTTCGTGCGCTACGCGACTCCCCGCGAACGGTATCGGCGGGGCCTGGCCGCGTGGCCCCTTCAGGTGCCCACGGACTACGACAATCTCGGCCCCGAGGACGCCCTGGCCGAGGCGGATCCAGGCGTGGAAGACGCAGGCCGCTGA
- a CDS encoding hydantoinase B/oxoprolinase family protein, protein MTQSAAVDPARIEVFRHLFGALTEEMGAALRRSAFSPNIKERRDYSCALFDPDGRVVAMGDHMPVHLGAMPMSVSAVADVLGELGPGDVAVVNDPFRGGTHLPDITLVAAVHPRQRANPLGLVASRAHHADVGGAAPGSMALVREVFQEGLRIPPAFLVRQGRPVADLWRLILANVRTPTEREADLQAQLASLEAGSRRLIEIAGRLGDGQTLAAMRALRAYADRLLAEGISRIPDGEYVAEDALEDDGLGSGPLAIRAAVRVAGENATVDMTGSADQAPGGVNAVAAIATSCVRYVFRCVVERLLDVPLPAGGGDMERIAVRLREGSIVSARPPAAVAAGNVETSQRIADVLFEALALALPGLIPAQSQGTMNNVTLGGVDPRSGDQFAYYETVGGGMGAGPSGPGMSGVHSHMTNSLNTPIEALEHAYPVRVEAYGLRAGSGGAGTHPGGDGMRREVRVLVDAEANLLCERRRRAPAGRAGGEPGAPGRDTVRSEGRERDIPAKGSVRLSAGDVLSIRTPGGGGWGEPSAARGPRVDGEQTSGVEHQDGLGAEPG, encoded by the coding sequence GTGACGCAATCGGCCGCCGTGGACCCGGCACGCATCGAGGTGTTTCGCCACCTCTTCGGCGCCCTCACCGAAGAGATGGGCGCCGCGCTTCGCCGGTCCGCGTTCTCACCCAACATCAAGGAGCGACGCGACTACTCGTGCGCGCTCTTCGACCCCGACGGTCGGGTGGTGGCGATGGGCGATCACATGCCTGTCCACCTCGGGGCGATGCCCATGAGCGTGAGCGCCGTGGCCGATGTGCTCGGCGAGCTGGGCCCGGGCGACGTGGCCGTCGTAAACGACCCCTTCCGCGGCGGCACCCACCTGCCGGACATCACGCTGGTCGCGGCCGTTCACCCAAGACAACGCGCGAACCCCCTTGGACTTGTCGCGAGCAGGGCCCACCACGCGGACGTCGGCGGGGCCGCGCCGGGCAGCATGGCGCTGGTACGCGAGGTGTTTCAGGAAGGCCTGCGCATACCGCCCGCGTTCCTGGTGCGCCAGGGGCGCCCGGTTGCCGACCTGTGGCGGCTCATCCTGGCCAACGTGCGCACACCCACCGAGCGCGAGGCCGACCTGCAGGCGCAGCTCGCGTCGCTGGAGGCCGGCTCCAGGCGCCTGATCGAGATCGCCGGCCGCTTGGGCGATGGGCAAACGCTGGCGGCCATGAGGGCGCTGCGCGCGTACGCGGACCGCCTGCTTGCGGAGGGCATCTCCCGCATTCCCGACGGCGAGTACGTCGCCGAAGACGCGTTGGAGGACGACGGCCTTGGCAGCGGCCCGCTGGCCATTCGCGCGGCGGTCCGCGTCGCCGGCGAAAACGCGACCGTCGACATGACCGGCTCCGCGGACCAGGCGCCGGGAGGAGTCAACGCGGTGGCCGCCATCGCCACGTCGTGCGTACGCTACGTCTTCCGCTGCGTCGTCGAGCGACTGCTCGACGTGCCGCTACCCGCCGGCGGTGGCGACATGGAGCGGATCGCGGTCCGGCTGCGCGAGGGATCGATCGTCTCGGCCAGGCCTCCGGCCGCCGTGGCGGCGGGCAACGTGGAAACCAGCCAGCGCATCGCGGACGTACTCTTCGAGGCGCTGGCGTTGGCGCTCCCGGGCCTCATCCCGGCGCAATCCCAGGGCACCATGAACAACGTGACGCTCGGCGGCGTCGACCCGCGCAGCGGGGATCAGTTCGCGTACTACGAGACCGTAGGCGGGGGCATGGGCGCGGGCCCGTCCGGACCCGGTATGTCGGGCGTCCATTCGCACATGACCAATTCCCTCAACACCCCGATCGAGGCGCTCGAGCACGCCTACCCCGTGCGGGTCGAGGCGTACGGCCTGCGCGCGGGTTCGGGCGGCGCGGGTACGCACCCGGGAGGGGACGGCATGCGGCGCGAGGTGCGCGTCCTGGTGGACGCGGAGGCCAACCTGCTCTGCGAGCGGCGCCGGCGCGCTCCGGCGGGGCGTGCGGGCGGCGAACCGGGCGCGCCCGGCCGGGACACGGTCCGCTCCGAGGGCCGGGAGCGCGACATCCCGGCCAAGGGCTCGGTGCGCTTGTCGGCCGGGGATGTCCTGTCGATCCGCACGCCGGGCGGGGGTGGCTGGGGCGAGCCTTCAGCCGCGCGCGGACCCCGCGTCG